From Paraburkholderia sabiae, a single genomic window includes:
- the gspK gene encoding type II secretion system minor pseudopilin GspK, whose protein sequence is MRFRPARSRSTRSAQRGAAIISALLVVALSAILVSGMLWRQQVQIRRIENQRLLAQAHWVSRGALDWTRLILRSEGDTSAGITYLGGVWGVPIARTRLSDFLGQIGEVRAQEGAATYISGSIEDAQAKFNLRNLVSTAVPGALTLNLQQIEAFQRLLQLLGINGQLAKNTALQLRAGLRQSATRFQTAVNPGTPVDPTQQVQGGAAGGGNYTNQPGIDDTEGNAPVAPLQMTGVDSLLDVPGFTPETVARLRPFVTVLPTATPVNMNTAPAEVVAAVVPGMSLSSAQAFVARRETVFFHNVGDVQLALRGSGVQQLVFDPNQLDVNTSYFLVHGRVEHERAEVDRTTLVYRDALTHTTRIVWGRDQL, encoded by the coding sequence ATGCGCTTTCGCCCTGCCCGTTCCCGTTCGACGCGTTCCGCGCAACGCGGCGCCGCGATCATCAGCGCGCTGCTGGTCGTCGCGCTGTCGGCGATTCTCGTCTCGGGCATGTTGTGGCGGCAGCAGGTGCAGATCCGGCGCATCGAAAACCAGCGGCTGCTCGCGCAGGCGCATTGGGTGTCGCGCGGCGCGCTCGACTGGACGCGGCTGATTCTGCGCTCGGAAGGCGATACGTCGGCGGGGATCACGTATCTCGGCGGTGTCTGGGGCGTGCCGATTGCGCGGACGCGGCTGTCGGACTTTCTCGGCCAGATCGGCGAAGTCCGCGCGCAGGAAGGCGCGGCTACCTACATCTCCGGTTCCATCGAGGACGCGCAGGCCAAGTTCAATCTGCGCAACCTCGTTTCGACGGCCGTCCCCGGCGCGCTGACGCTGAATCTCCAGCAGATCGAGGCGTTCCAGCGCCTGCTCCAGCTGCTCGGCATCAACGGACAGCTCGCGAAAAACACGGCGTTGCAGTTGCGCGCGGGTCTGCGGCAGTCGGCGACGCGCTTTCAGACGGCCGTCAATCCCGGTACCCCCGTCGATCCCACGCAGCAGGTGCAAGGCGGCGCCGCAGGCGGCGGCAACTACACGAATCAGCCTGGCATCGACGACACCGAAGGGAACGCGCCTGTCGCGCCGCTGCAGATGACGGGCGTCGATTCGTTGCTCGACGTGCCGGGCTTCACACCGGAGACGGTCGCGCGGCTGCGTCCATTCGTGACCGTGCTGCCCACGGCGACGCCCGTCAACATGAACACCGCGCCCGCCGAAGTGGTCGCGGCGGTCGTGCCGGGCATGAGTCTGTCGAGTGCGCAGGCTTTCGTCGCGCGCCGCGAGACGGTGTTCTTTCACAACGTCGGCGACGTGCAGCTCGCACTGCGCGGCTCGGGCGTGCAGCAGCTCGTATTCGATCCGAACCAGCTCGACGTCAATACCAGCTACTTCCTCGTCCACGGACGCGTCGAGCACGAGCGGGCGGAAGTCGATCGCACGACCCTCGTCTATCGCGACGCACTGACGCATACGACGCGTATCGTATGGGGACGAGATCAACTATGA
- the gspM gene encoding type II secretion system protein GspM yields MKAELLNTWAGFWEARTVREKGLLTWGGVVLAVVIVWSVLWAPAQEGRARLRESIPSLQRQLSQMTADANEARALSASAQGVAPTGGALKDALTASLNDHGLAATQVQVIGNAVQIQLKNASFPAWTQWLDDARKQFKVQVSEAHVTGLKQDGQVDLTASLQPAAIK; encoded by the coding sequence ATGAAAGCAGAACTGTTGAACACGTGGGCCGGCTTCTGGGAAGCGCGCACGGTACGCGAAAAAGGGCTGTTGACGTGGGGCGGCGTGGTGCTCGCGGTGGTCATCGTCTGGTCGGTGCTGTGGGCGCCTGCACAGGAAGGCCGCGCACGGCTGCGCGAATCGATCCCGAGCCTGCAGCGGCAGCTTTCGCAGATGACGGCGGACGCGAATGAAGCGCGTGCGCTGTCGGCGTCGGCACAAGGCGTGGCGCCGACGGGCGGTGCGCTGAAGGACGCGCTGACGGCGTCGCTGAACGATCATGGCCTTGCGGCGACGCAGGTGCAGGTGATCGGCAACGCGGTGCAGATCCAGTTGAAGAACGCGTCGTTCCCCGCGTGGACGCAATGGCTCGACGACGCGCGCAAGCAGTTCAAGGTGCAGGTGTCCGAGGCGCACGTGACGGGGCTCAAGCAGGACGGACAGGTCGATCTGACGGCGTCGCTGCAGCCGGCTGCCATCAAATGA
- the gspL gene encoding type II secretion system protein GspL, whose amino-acid sequence MSTLIVLLPPRDPAVPSQEWQLPELPFLLLDKSGRIQRAGRSAPGLLPRATSTVLMLAARDCLMLAATVPPLKGPRLRQALPNVVEDQLIQDPQTTHIALDPQSLDGKRHVLAIVDRGWFRFIVETFAAAGHRNVKAVPVARCLPQPVAAAVASNVATTAVHAEEAVAAGADAPPPPEEPSAVDITPVVAAVLGHVVSSTAAVLGEGAIDATPPRVELALARGPLGEGLAVPEAAVGATVAALAGNAPVTLYTLVDMPGSEPRMASTAQPGRPTIAGALPLSFETLARNAIQCRFDLAQFEFAVQPWRLDRATLRRLRLPLWLLVGTVVVAIIGANLQWLMLSRQRDAISAQMTELLLNTFPKTTVVLDAPDQMARQLQQLRVAAGELSPDDFLSLADGLARSLGPIPVNGLAALDYHDRRVDVTFKPEVKVDPEFQQRLTRNGLNGAIDSNTGKWTIRKGQ is encoded by the coding sequence TTGAGCACGCTGATCGTTCTTCTGCCGCCGCGTGATCCGGCGGTGCCGTCGCAGGAATGGCAACTGCCGGAGCTGCCGTTTCTGCTGCTCGACAAATCGGGGCGCATCCAGCGCGCCGGCCGCTCGGCGCCCGGTCTGCTGCCGCGCGCCACGTCGACCGTGCTGATGCTCGCTGCGCGCGACTGCCTGATGCTCGCCGCGACGGTGCCGCCGCTCAAGGGCCCGCGCTTGCGTCAGGCGTTGCCGAACGTCGTCGAAGATCAACTGATCCAGGATCCGCAGACGACGCACATCGCGCTCGATCCGCAGTCGCTGGACGGCAAACGCCATGTGCTCGCGATCGTCGATCGCGGCTGGTTCCGCTTTATCGTCGAGACGTTCGCGGCGGCGGGCCATCGCAATGTGAAGGCGGTCCCCGTCGCGCGCTGTCTGCCGCAGCCGGTTGCCGCAGCGGTTGCTTCTAACGTGGCCACCACGGCAGTGCACGCGGAAGAAGCTGTCGCTGCAGGCGCCGATGCCCCACCGCCGCCCGAAGAACCGTCCGCCGTCGACATCACGCCTGTCGTTGCCGCCGTGCTCGGCCATGTCGTGTCGTCGACGGCAGCCGTACTCGGCGAAGGCGCCATCGACGCCACGCCGCCTCGCGTCGAACTGGCGCTCGCGCGCGGCCCGCTCGGCGAAGGGCTGGCCGTTCCCGAAGCGGCTGTCGGCGCGACCGTCGCGGCGCTCGCCGGCAATGCGCCCGTCACGCTTTACACGCTCGTCGATATGCCCGGCAGCGAGCCGCGCATGGCGTCGACCGCACAGCCGGGACGGCCGACCATCGCGGGCGCGCTGCCGTTGTCGTTCGAAACGCTGGCGCGCAATGCCATTCAATGCCGCTTCGATCTCGCGCAGTTCGAATTCGCCGTGCAGCCGTGGCGGCTCGATCGCGCGACACTGCGCCGTCTGCGCCTGCCGCTGTGGCTGCTGGTCGGCACGGTGGTGGTCGCGATCATCGGCGCGAATCTGCAGTGGCTGATGCTGTCGCGTCAGCGCGATGCGATCAGCGCGCAGATGACGGAACTGCTGCTCAACACGTTTCCGAAGACGACGGTCGTGCTCGACGCGCCTGACCAGATGGCGCGCCAGTTGCAGCAATTGCGCGTCGCGGCGGGAGAACTGTCGCCGGACGATTTCCTGTCGCTGGCGGATGGCCTTGCTCGCTCGCTCGGGCCGATTCCCGTCAACGGTCTTGCCGCGCTCGACTATCACGACCGGCGCGTCGACGTGACGTTCAAGCCCGAGGTCAAGGTCGACCCGGAGTTTCAGCAGCGTCTGACGCGTAACGGCCTGAACGGCGCGATCGACAGCAACACGGGCAAGTGGACGATCAGGAAAGGACAATGA